Genomic segment of Danaus plexippus chromosome 5, MEX_DaPlex, whole genome shotgun sequence:
cccgcacggtgaatccatggaatgctaagaggtttcatTTGATAAGCTGTTAAAATCtagaatggaaataaaaaaaaaaatatccagaaataaatgaataataaatgtaattttttcattaatttactatCATTTGacgtaaatacatattttaatggcCCGAAAATACGAAACAGgaaacaataaattcaaatacagCTTATATAAAGCACATTGAGACTGAAACGATCTTACGTTTACAACTTACATCGTAAAATGTGAAGAAAAAAGATGCCTTTTAGATGAAGTTCAGTAACCCGAGACGAGGTTGCAGGCGAcacaaataattactattatagaTGGCTTCAAAATCTACAAAAcaggttataaaaaatactttaaaacggattagtataatttaatcaagGAATCAACACAATTAGCATTAGTGATGTAATATAAGACCATTATATGAAGGTAGCACGTTTGAAGGCATGTTTCTTAACTATAATGAAGGCTGTTGATTGAACTTTTGATTCAGCAATACAGTTGTGATTGATCAACTATTACAATAGTTGCCATATTTTTAGAGAGATATCTTAGCATTTGCATAATTGTTTTGGAAGCCAGCCATTACCCTCTGAAACAATGTGTCTCccaaatttatatagttataaaaagataagtGGAAGAACATCAATCTCGATTTGTTTACCATTAGACGTGGAGTTATTGTGATAATTCAGTGATTTAAACAATGCTCTATATACTAGTATTGTTTTAATGctctatttaaaagtaattttgtttctaaaaatgatatttttttaaagataatgttaataaaaatattaaataaaggaaTTAGGATcttctttaaatgaaataacgtGAGTATAGCAATCTCATTTTAGAGAGTTTtctattatcaaataaactttAGGACCTATTCAATACTCGGGCATTGTATTTTCAAgtgaatttcaataaattcctttttttttttcttaaaaacttcCGGATAAGGCCGAAGTCCAGTTTGTTGCCCATTTCGATATcttatttcaaagttaaaaacttttttaatcatGTAGCAATGAATTGAAGAGTTGCAAACTTTTTTCTGAACTTTATTGATTGGACGTTTCCGCTATCTCGAGATTAAATACTTTTCTACAAGTGCATGATTTCTTTTAGGCAtcgtatttaaatacaatttcaatACTAAGTATAACTATCTAAACAATAATTACTTTGCATGTCCGCTTCTAAAGACATTCATAGTTTTGtaatctaattaatattatattttatttctagatCTCAGCGTTTCTTTCTGTTACTGTATACATCGAAGACATAAATGATAACCCACCGAGATTTTTAGATACGCCTTACCGCGTCACAGTGGATGAATTAACTCCAACTGGTAAATACATTGTTCGATATCATAAGCTCACATGggtcaaaaatatacaaatggcAATTCACTATAATTCAGATACATATTTGCCGTTGATTTAAATTCTTCTGTAAATATCCCTAGGATTCTTCATGACAAGGGATGCTTTTTTCAGGCCTCACAGTGTTTAAGGGCATTCGTGCTTTTGATCGCGATAAGCCGAACACTCCTAACTCTGACGTTACCTACACTATCACGGCCGGCGATGATGACGGAAGGTTTATTCTCGAGAGTTCTCATAAGCCAGCTCTTATTCTGAACAAACCTTTAGATTTTGATAATGGAGACAAGGAGTTCCTTATAGTTGTTACAGCATCGGTATGACTTAACTATTAATtaggtgttttatttttgaaactttatttaaactattcattgattgaaaattttgtCACAATTCCAGGATCGTGGTTCACCGCCCAAAAGCTCTAATACGACGATCCATATTTTAGTTCAAGACAATGACGACCTTCCTCCCAAATTCACTCTTGATGtttataagacaaaaataCCAGAATTTTATCCAATACTGGTATGTATTAGATTTTACTGATTAAggacacaaaaataaacttaaggtttattttcatttcatcttTATAACTTGACAACAGGGCAAAAGGATTCATAAAGaacttatatttgaaaaaccaATTCGAGCATTTGATCAAGATGCAGGAGTTGCTGCCCCAATCCGATATGAACTAGTGTCGGGAAACGAACGAAGACTGTTCCTGTTGAGCCCTTTGAATGGCAGTTTGTTTCTTGAGAAAGAAGTGGATTTAGATGCTGAAGTAGCTTTACCAGGTAATAggtcatatatatttcttgacatatatttttattatcgtaagagtatatacaataatttatttactatttgatACTCGTTTTTCAGGAAATACATTTGTTCTACAAATTCAAGCATCACAAGTCGATAATCCGTTAAAAACGGCTCAAGCACGAGTCGAAATAGAAATCCAGGATTTAAACGACAATCTTCCAGATTTTGAAGttgacttttataatataagcatCGTTGAAAATTTACCGAACGGTAAATATGACgtgaaaaactttattaaaaaaaacatacatgaGACAATTTTTAGTCATATTTAACATGGATAACCGTTACTCTTTAGGTTTCAGTGTCTTACAAGTAATGGCGAGTGATAAAGACCAGGGGGATAACGGAGAGTTTACCTATCAACTAAATGATCCAATAGCAGCATTTTCTATAGACCCTCGGACAGGTTGGCTAACTGTTAGAAATCAAGTAAGtattaagcaaatatttttatacttaattttcaagtaattatattaatttgtttctcGCCGTAGACTGAACTGGATAGAGAACAACACTCTTCATTAAGAATGAAAGTTTACGCAAGGGAAAAAAATCCAAGTATCGTAGGAAAATTTTTGGACAGTCAAAGACTATCAAAATGGCGGCGAAATCCTACAACTCAAAGACCACTCATCAAAGACAAAACAACTTACGTGTTTCCTGATAAAATAGGCACCAGCAGCGAAAACATTGAATATATCGACGAATCACATCAATTAATGTCGTATGTCACTGTTGAAGTGACGTTGCTGGATGCCAATGATAACAATCCTGTATTTATACCGAGTAATCTTTACGAATTTTCCATTAAAGCTGATGCAAAGATTGGGACTGAGATAGGGACTGTGAAAGCCGTTGATCCGGACTTGGGACGAAACGGTGTCGTGTTATATGATTTGCAACGAACTAGTAATTTGACCATAACATCACCGTTTCAAATTGATGCCCAAACTGGGGTCATCACCTTAGTTGAGTCTAATTTGTTAGAGGGAAGACATGCTCTATTTATTGAGGCATCCGATCAACCTGCTAATCCTAGTGAACGACGATATTCTTTGGCTGTTGTGACCATTGATGTTGTTGGTTCAGCAAAAggtataatttcaattttaaaataataatatttataatacaatttaaaactgaACAAGGTATGTTTTTAGGATCGAAACAAGATAGACCTGACTTTTTAGGAGCCCCTTATGAATTTTGGGTTGGGTCTAACGTCGGCATCGGTACAAGTGTCGgccaaataaaagttaatgatGCCATTGATAAAAATGATCTCACTTATGATTTACTACATGCATATGAAGAAggaggtatttatttttttaaaacttaaatttggGTGCTTAACTTAGtggttacattaattaattatggtcTTTTTTCAGTTCCTTTTGCAGTGGAAGAACGTTCAGGAGTAATCACAGTTATTGATGAACTTTCAAAATTCGTTAGACCCCTTTATGATTTTGAAGCTGTTGCAAtacaagaaaaacaaaacttcaCGCTAACGACAAATGCTACTGTACATGTTGTTGATGTAAATGACGAGAGAGGTGTCTTTTtgaagtaattatataaaaaataaatatcttacttGACTATTGAATTCTCAATAACAATGTTACTCTTTTACAGGGGAACACATTCTCCCTTCGTGTTTCACGTTAAGGAAAATGTAGCTGGCGCAACAATCGGTCAAATTTTTCCCGTTAATTCAAATTCTAACTCAAATAATagcttaaacataaaatttataatcgcCAATCAGCAAGATGTTTCTGATGACATAGCTAtaggtattaattaaatctttttctctttttaattttttcgctAGCTATTTTGGATCCAAAatccttattattttaaataaactatcatATAACCATATAACTTCTAGGTCCAGATGGAACAATATATGCTCAAAAGCCATTGGACAGAGAAAAAAGGGACGTGTATAGAATGACAGTCATTGCTGAATTTAATAAAGGAATTATTTCTGGAGCAGGACTTTATCAGATCACGGTGCATGTGGATGATGAAAATGACAGTCCACCTGTATTTGATTTACCAGCGTTTGAAGGATCTATTGTTGAAAACTCTAAAAAAGGAACTGAAGTTAAAAtgacaaacaaaatacatGCGAGTGATAATGATATGGGGCAGAACgctgtatttatgtatactcTATTTGGCGATGGACACGATCAATTCAGTGTCAATGAAGATACTGGAGTAGTATTCTTTATTGGTAACAAACTAGATcgagaagaaaaaaatcaatatttactaaaaattgTTGCAAGAGATAAAGGAAGTCTAAAGTCTGAAGCTAAGTTAACTATAACAGTACTCGACGAAAATGATAATTCACCGAAATATAACCAAATAATTATTCCGCTAGCAGAGTCAGTagaatttttagaaaataaagtaaataccTCGGTGAAAGTTTTTcatgaacaaataaataatgtgacTGGTGTAGTTTTGAATATTGAAGCAAAGCCAAAAAATTCGTTTTCAATATCTACACAATCACCTTTATTTTTGATTCCTGAAAATATAGCTGTCGGTAcaactattttaaagttaaacgcTATAGATATGGATAGTGGTATAAACGGACAATTGCGCCATGAATTTTTGTCAGAATTATTCATGCCTCCCTACGCGTTCTCTGGAAATGCATTTCAAGCAAAAAGATTTTTCGTTATTAATGAAAGACATGGTCATGTTGTTGTTGCGAGAGCACTGCCGCCTGAATCAGAGTTTCGATTGAACATCACTGTAATAGATGGCGGAGGATTAAGCGACTTAATCACTATAAGACTATTCGTTAAAGATGTAAATGATCATTACCCAATGTTTAAAAAGTCTTGGTATAACTTTAATGTAGAAGAGGCGCAATACAGTAGGAGGGTATTGGGAAAAGTTGATGCGACGGACGCAGACTTTGGTCAAAACTCTAATTTAACATACTTTATTCATCCATCCAGCAAGGATTTACCTTTTGAAATCTCTCCTTTGGGTGGTGTCTTTAGTGTTAATGGTATTCTAGACAGAGAAAAAGAAGATAAGTACACTATAACAGTAGTTGCTCGTGACAATGGACCAAACGAAAAGTTGTCTTCGTCTGTGACTGTTGAAATACAAGTTCTGGACGTAAATGATAATGCTCCAAAATTTTTTGCATATGATGAATTATTAGAATGGAAACATCCGGAAGCCGATGAAATTTCGAATCATAATTTTGAATCGGTGATGATGATTCCCGTATATAAAGCAACATTGGACGAAAATGCACCCATTGGAACAACTGTCACAAGGGTCTATGCTAATGATTCAGATTTTATTGGTAACGGAAATGgcctaattttatatagtttaccTCAGCGAAAAAATCAAGTAAATATGTTTACTATTGATTCTAAGGAAGGAATTCTTACTACTACTACAAGATTGGATTATGAAAGTCAGAAAGAACATAATATTACTGTAGTGGCTTCGGATTTAGGATCACCAAGTTTAAGCTCCACTGCTATAGTAATTTTAACTGTGAACGATGTTCCAGACGAAGTTGAAGTTTTTGATAAACCTGTTTTTATTTCGCGGTACTATGAATTGGAAATTGAAGAAAACGTTCATACTCCGATCGAGCTTGTAACCTTAAATCTTACAGAGTACTATGAAACATTCAAAATGAGGTATTTTATTCTCAACGAAAACGACACTGATATTAAAAAGACTTTTGTAATAGATCCTCGTAACGGCACACTATATTTAATCAGAAGTCCCGATCGGGAAGTGAAAGatctttatgaaattatagttAGGGTCGAAAGACAGAAAATTAGTCGTGAGTTACCTCATATGATATATCCAGTTTCCGACGACGTCCTTGAAGGAATGACAAAATATGATGTTAAAGTTGTTGTCAGAATAAAGGACGTGAATGACAACGCACCAAAATTCGTAAATGGTGGAAGGCCTATGGTCACTGCAATACCAACCACAGCGCCATTTGGATACGAAGTTATCCAGCTACAGGTAATAGTACCAGCTACTTTTATCAAATCCTAAACATAATCTGTACTCTTCAGAAAACCGAAAAAAAAGCTATTCCGTTTGATATTTCACTCATTAAGGTACAAAATGGTTAGATACTGCATTAATTTAGAAGATAACaactaattataacatatggACGCCCTTTATTCTGAGAGTTTTTTCAAATGTGTAACGTTTGGCAGGCAGTCGACGCAGACATCGGCCACAACGCTGATATCAGGTACCAGGTTATCAACTCTGAGAGCGCGCGATTCACTGTGGACCAGGTGTCTGGCCGTGTGAGGGTCGCTGGCAGCGTGCTCAGGGACGCCGGTCGAGTTCTTGGCTTCGACGTCAAAGCTACCGACAGGGGAGGCGCAGATGATGGCCGATCAGCTATCGTTAACGTTTTTGTGAGTATAACAGATAAAGTTTAAGAAGAAAAAAGAGACATCTAACCGTTGCACACTTATCTAGAAATGTGAATCTTAAGAATTCAAAAGAAGTCAATCTGAATCTTAAGAAAAACTCCGTACAtgcagtttttatttaaaataacaacatctctattaacgtaaaaatattatattccttctgcatattattgaattttgttatatttgtaaatgattAATAATGGATACTGAAAtgccgaaaaaaaaaaaaaaagttttatgtgtaaattaattgaatattaattgtatattttaaaaattgcagGTATATGTGTTAGATCAAAACAAACAGTTGGTAATGGTGATTGGAGCGAAACCCATGGAGGTGGAAAAAGGAATggataatataacaaaacatctGTCGAATATGACTGGTTTTGACGTTCGAGTGAGAAAACTTGAAGCAAACCCGAGGGCCTCCATGGATGGATACGCGTGAGTGGGgattacaattacattttttataagtcaTACACTGAGATTATGTTTTGatctattcttatttattttcagtacaAATTTGTACATTTATGCCGTTGATCCAATATCTAACGCCATAATTGACATGGAATCATTACAAAAGTAAGTGAAAATCTAATACATTAAACTATTCGTAAgcaaaataagataaatggcgtgattataataataatgtattttcagGTCGTTGATAAGAAGGGAGGCATCCCTTCGTCGTGATCTCGCCGGTTTTAAGGTTTTAGAGGTGGGAGACACTACAATGGTGCAAGCCAGAAGCAGCCAAGTATTAAGTACTATGGAAATAAGTGTCGTGGCGTTGGGATGTCTGGTGTTTGTTGGAGCTTTCACAACTGCGATTTGCATTCTTTGTGTAAGAAAAACTCGAAGGTGAAttgaatcaaatatttttttattctttcaaacaccattaaaacacattaagtttcatttaatagtaTGCATGGTAAACTTTATCGTAgtcattttcaatatatacacGTTTACATATTCCGTAGTATTTCAGAAAaggtaagttatatttttcttaaacatttCAGACATCATCATCACCACAAAAGAAAGCATGCCCATCATTATTTCACCTAAAGTTAAAATCGCTCTGACACATTTTCGTGCCGTCTCAAAAACAATATCACAatcctaataatataattaaaataaacaattcaaaactactaaattattttattatcgtcCTATTATTTTCCGTCTTCAAGCCCTAGTTTCTCTCTTTAGATtctatctttttaataaatattttatattttttcgactAATAATATCAGATGCTTCTTTTATTCAATTCTCTTCTATCTTTGCTTCAACAGAAGTCGCCACAAACCATTTTCCCAACAACGTCTTAACGCTTTCTCCACTGAGCACCTTACTAAATACGGCGGTCTCTTTCCATCCGGGAACAACCAGTGCCAGGAACTCAATCAGTCCTTTAGCGAAGGCGATTCATACGTTGATGTCATTAATCAGAGCACTTTAAAGAAAACCTGCCCTCGGGGCAACTCGGTTGAGCAATTTGGAAAAGCACATCAAAAATGTGTCAAAAGTCAATTTGTAGACATTAACGGAAAGGAGAAGCATGAGAGAATGTGTATTAAGTTTAACCA
This window contains:
- the LOC116769312 gene encoding cadherin-89D isoform X1, which codes for MAVRVLALFVFAALGEIVTCCNFYPVGDYLKFVRIPENLPVGGEVLRVEVHPRKNLMLQAVDREEDAHLFTYRDVNRTHVSIVLAQSVDELVDSDTPQNVVKFRLGCDFDTGDDLISAFLSVTVYIEDINDNPPRFLDTPYRVTVDELTPTGLTVFKGIRAFDRDKPNTPNSDVTYTITAGDDDGRFILESSHKPALILNKPLDFDNGDKEFLIVVTASDRGSPPKSSNTTIHILVQDNDDLPPKFTLDVYKTKIPEFYPILGKRIHKELIFEKPIRAFDQDAGVAAPIRYELVSGNERRLFLLSPLNGSLFLEKEVDLDAEVALPGNTFVLQIQASQVDNPLKTAQARVEIEIQDLNDNLPDFEVDFYNISIVENLPNGFSVLQVMASDKDQGDNGEFTYQLNDPIAAFSIDPRTGWLTVRNQTELDREQHSSLRMKVYAREKNPSIVGKFLDSQRLSKWRRNPTTQRPLIKDKTTYVFPDKIGTSSENIEYIDESHQLMSYVTVEVTLLDANDNNPVFIPSNLYEFSIKADAKIGTEIGTVKAVDPDLGRNGVVLYDLQRTSNLTITSPFQIDAQTGVITLVESNLLEGRHALFIEASDQPANPSERRYSLAVVTIDVVGSAKGSKQDRPDFLGAPYEFWVGSNVGIGTSVGQIKVNDAIDKNDLTYDLLHAYEEGVPFAVEERSGVITVIDELSKFVRPLYDFEAVAIQEKQNFTLTTNATVHVVDVNDERGVFLKGTHSPFVFHVKENVAGATIGQIFPVNSNSNSNNSLNIKFIIANQQDVSDDIAIGPDGTIYAQKPLDREKRDVYRMTVIAEFNKGIISGAGLYQITVHVDDENDSPPVFDLPAFEGSIVENSKKGTEVKMTNKIHASDNDMGQNAVFMYTLFGDGHDQFSVNEDTGVVFFIGNKLDREEKNQYLLKIVARDKGSLKSEAKLTITVLDENDNSPKYNQIIIPLAESVEFLENKVNTSVKVFHEQINNVTGVVLNIEAKPKNSFSISTQSPLFLIPENIAVGTTILKLNAIDMDSGINGQLRHEFLSELFMPPYAFSGNAFQAKRFFVINERHGHVVVARALPPESEFRLNITVIDGGGLSDLITIRLFVKDVNDHYPMFKKSWYNFNVEEAQYSRRVLGKVDATDADFGQNSNLTYFIHPSSKDLPFEISPLGGVFSVNGILDREKEDKYTITVVARDNGPNEKLSSSVTVEIQVLDVNDNAPKFFAYDELLEWKHPEADEISNHNFESVMMIPVYKATLDENAPIGTTVTRVYANDSDFIGNGNGLILYSLPQRKNQVNMFTIDSKEGILTTTTRLDYESQKEHNITVVASDLGSPSLSSTAIVILTVNDVPDEVEVFDKPVFISRYYELEIEENVHTPIELVTLNLTEYYETFKMRYFILNENDTDIKKTFVIDPRNGTLYLIRSPDREVKDLYEIIVRVERQKISRELPHMIYPVSDDVLEGMTKYDVKVVVRIKDVNDNAPKFVNGGRPMVTAIPTTAPFGYEVIQLQAVDADIGHNADIRYQVINSESARFTVDQVSGRVRVAGSVLRDAGRVLGFDVKATDRGGADDGRSAIVNVFVYVLDQNKQLVMVIGAKPMEVEKGMDNITKHLSNMTGFDVRVRKLEANPRASMDGYATNLYIYAVDPISNAIIDMESLQKSLIRREASLRRDLAGFKVLEVGDTTMVQARSSQVLSTMEISVVALGCLVFVGAFTTAICILCVRKTRRSRHKPFSQQRLNAFSTEHLTKYGGLFPSGNNQCQELNQSFSEGDSYVDVINQSTLKKTCPRGNSVEQFGKAHQKCVKSQFVDINGKEKHERMCIKFNQRPSQKRKGQDTSITSVNSSGQDSGIAEVRCSCGRSAHTSEESSGCSYEDSLKSTHNQDVKKFRHGGENKFLRRASFNNHAFDSRKYNPRRQSFSENLQRHFPSVERIGSTGLSRQISSPNVSSPSYFYNAKKNYRKKEMISEPVVDYDHSEVDDVFDTRLDRRLSGRNKKDNFMELGQAVFVATPATAEMIRRQGSERLVLARPL
- the LOC116769312 gene encoding cadherin-89D isoform X2; translation: MAVRVLALFVFAALGEIVTCCNFYPVGDYLKFVRIPENLPVGGEVLRVEVHPRKNLMLQAVDREEDAHLFTYRDVNRTHVSIVLAQSVDELVDSDTPQNVVKFRLGCDFDTGDDLISAFLSVTVYIEDINDNPPRFLDTPYRVTVDELTPTGLTVFKGIRAFDRDKPNTPNSDVTYTITAGDDDGRFILESSHKPALILNKPLDFDNGDKEFLIVVTASDRGSPPKSSNTTIHILVQDNDDLPPKFTLDVYKTKIPEFYPILGKRIHKELIFEKPIRAFDQDAGVAAPIRYELVSGNERRLFLLSPLNGSLFLEKEVDLDAEVALPGNTFVLQIQASQVDNPLKTAQARVEIEIQDLNDNLPDFEVDFYNISIVENLPNGFSVLQVMASDKDQGDNGEFTYQLNDPIAAFSIDPRTGWLTVRNQTELDREQHSSLRMKVYAREKNPSIVGKFLDSQRLSKWRRNPTTQRPLIKDKTTYVFPDKIGTSSENIEYIDESHQLMSYVTVEVTLLDANDNNPVFIPSNLYEFSIKADAKIGTEIGTVKAVDPDLGRNGVVLYDLQRTSNLTITSPFQIDAQTGVITLVESNLLEGRHALFIEASDQPANPSERRYSLAVVTIDVVGSAKGSKQDRPDFLGAPYEFWVGSNVGIGTSVGQIKVNDAIDKNDLTYDLLHAYEEGVPFAVEERSGVITVIDELSKFVRPLYDFEAVAIQEKQNFTLTTNATVHVVDVNDERGVFLKGTHSPFVFHVKENVAGATIGQIFPVNSNSNSNNSLNIKFIIANQQDVSDDIAIGPDGTIYAQKPLDREKRDVYRMTVIAEFNKGIISGAGLYQITVHVDDENDSPPVFDLPAFEGSIVENSKKGTEVKMTNKIHASDNDMGQNAVFMYTLFGDGHDQFSVNEDTGVVFFIGNKLDREEKNQYLLKIVARDKGSLKSEAKLTITVLDENDNSPKYNQIIIPLAESVEFLENKVNTSVKVFHEQINNVTGVVLNIEAKPKNSFSISTQSPLFLIPENIAVGTTILKLNAIDMDSGINGQLRHEFLSELFMPPYAFSGNAFQAKRFFVINERHGHVVVARALPPESEFRLNITVIDGGGLSDLITIRLFVKDVNDHYPMFKKSWYNFNVEEAQYSRRVLGKVDATDADFGQNSNLTYFIHPSSKDLPFEISPLGGVFSVNGILDREKEDKYTITVVARDNGPNEKLSSSVTVEIQVLDVNDNAPKFFAYDELLEWKHPEADEISNHNFESVMMIPVYKATLDENAPIGTTVTRVYANDSDFIGNGNGLILYSLPQRKNQVNMFTIDSKEGILTTTTRLDYESQKEHNITVVASDLGSPSLSSTAIVILTVNDVPDEVEVFDKPVFISRYYELEIEENVHTPIELVTLNLTEYYETFKMRYFILNENDTDIKKTFVIDPRNGTLYLIRSPDREVKDLYEIIVRVERQKISRELPHMIYPVSDDVLEGMTKYDVKVVVRIKDVNDNAPKFVNGGRPMVTAIPTTAPFGYEVIQLQAVDADIGHNADIRYQVINSESARFTVDQVSGRVRVAGSVLRDAGRVLGFDVKATDRGGADDGRSAIVNVFVYVLDQNKQLVMVIGAKPMEVEKGMDNITKHLSNMTGFDVRVRKLEANPRASMDGYATNLYIYAVDPISNAIIDMESLQKSLIRREASLRRDLAGFKVLEVGDTTMVQARSSQVLSTMEISVVALGCLVFVGAFTTAICILCVRKTRRSRHKPFSQQRLNAFSTEHLTKYGGLFPSGNNQCQELNQSFSEGDSYVDVINQSTLKKTCPRGNSVEQFGKAHQKCVKSQFVDINGKEKHERMCIKFNQRPSQKSGQDSGIAEVRCSCGRSAHTSEESSGCSYEDSLKSTHNQDVKKFRHGGENKFLRRASFNNHAFDSRKYNPRRQSFSENLQRHFPSVERIGSTGLSRQISSPNVSSPSYFYNAKKNYRKKEMISEPVVDYDHSEVDDVFDTRLDRRLSGRNKKDNFMELGQAVFVATPATAEMIRRQGSERLVLARPL
- the LOC116769312 gene encoding cadherin-89D isoform X3; amino-acid sequence: MAVRVLALFVFAALGEIVTCCNFYPVGDYLKFVRIPENLPVGGEVLRVEVHPRKNLMLQAVDREEDAHLFTYRDVNRTHVSIVLAQSVDELVDSDTPQNVVKFRLGCDFDTGDDLISAFLSVTVYIEDINDNPPRFLDTPYRVTVDELTPTGLTVFKGIRAFDRDKPNTPNSDVTYTITAGDDDGRFILESSHKPALILNKPLDFDNGDKEFLIVVTASDRGSPPKSSNTTIHILVQDNDDLPPKFTLDVYKTKIPEFYPILGKRIHKELIFEKPIRAFDQDAGVAAPIRYELVSGNERRLFLLSPLNGSLFLEKEVDLDAEVALPGNTFVLQIQASQVDNPLKTAQARVEIEIQDLNDNLPDFEVDFYNISIVENLPNGFSVLQVMASDKDQGDNGEFTYQLNDPIAAFSIDPRTGWLTVRNQTELDREQHSSLRMKVYAREKNPSIVGKFLDSQRLSKWRRNPTTQRPLIKDKTTYVFPDKIGTSSENIEYIDESHQLMSYVTVEVTLLDANDNNPVFIPSNLYEFSIKADAKIGTEIGTVKAVDPDLGRNGVVLYDLQRTSNLTITSPFQIDAQTGVITLVESNLLEGRHALFIEASDQPANPSERRYSLAVVTIDVVGSAKGSKQDRPDFLGAPYEFWVGSNVGIGTSVGQIKVNDAIDKNDLTYDLLHAYEEGVPFAVEERSGVITVIDELSKFVRPLYDFEAVAIQEKQNFTLTTNATVHVVDVNDERGVFLKGTHSPFVFHVKENVAGATIGQIFPVNSNSNSNNSLNIKFIIANQQDVSDDIAIGPDGTIYAQKPLDREKRDVYRMTVIAEFNKGIISGAGLYQITVHVDDENDSPPVFDLPAFEGSIVENSKKGTEVKMTNKIHASDNDMGQNAVFMYTLFGDGHDQFSVNEDTGVVFFIGNKLDREEKNQYLLKIVARDKGSLKSEAKLTITVLDENDNSPKYNQIIIPLAESVEFLENKVNTSVKVFHEQINNVTGVVLNIEAKPKNSFSISTQSPLFLIPENIAVGTTILKLNAIDMDSGINGQLRHEFLSELFMPPYAFSGNAFQAKRFFVINERHGHVVVARALPPESEFRLNITVIDGGGLSDLITIRLFVKDVNDHYPMFKKSWYNFNVEEAQYSRRVLGKVDATDADFGQNSNLTYFIHPSSKDLPFEISPLGGVFSVNGILDREKEDKYTITVVARDNGPNEKLSSSVTVEIQVLDVNDNAPKFFAYDELLEWKHPEADEISNHNFESVMMIPVYKATLDENAPIGTTVTRVYANDSDFIGNGNGLILYSLPQRKNQVNMFTIDSKEGILTTTTRLDYESQKEHNITVVASDLGSPSLSSTAIVILTVNDVPDEVEVFDKPVFISRYYELEIEENVHTPIELVTLNLTEYYETFKMRYFILNENDTDIKKTFVIDPRNGTLYLIRSPDREVKDLYEIIVRVERQKISRELPHMIYPVSDDVLEGMTKYDVKVVVRIKDVNDNAPKFVNGGRPMVTAIPTTAPFGYEVIQLQAVDADIGHNADIRYQVINSESARFTVDQVSGRVRVAGSVLRDAGRVLGFDVKATDRGGADDGRSAIVNVFVYVLDQNKQLVMVIGAKPMEVEKGMDNITKHLSNMTGFDVRVRKLEANPRASMDGYATNLYIYAVDPISNAIIDMESLQKSLIRREASLRRDLAGFKVLEVGDTTMVQARSSQVLSTMEISVVALGCLVFVGAFTTAICILCVRKTRRHHHHHKRKHAHHYFT